From the genome of Vicia villosa cultivar HV-30 ecotype Madison, WI linkage group LG2, Vvil1.0, whole genome shotgun sequence, one region includes:
- the LOC131653966 gene encoding uncharacterized protein LOC131653966, which yields MKIKTIFFCLRGNNHKSKKNEVEDFEKLSSNDKPSRHKGRKNEGYVSTTHAAADGAGSTNVHSNDAGGVAAAVATAAHVSLMSQDGSAHGGESGGGDGGG from the coding sequence ATGAAAATCAAAACCATATTTTTCTGTCTTAGAGGGAACAACCACAAGAGTAAGAAAAACGAGGTGGAAGATTTTGAGAAACTCTCCTCCAATGACAAGCCTAGTCGTCACAAGGGAAGAAAAAATGAAGGGTATGTTTCAACAACTCATGCTGCTGCTGATGGAGCCGGCAGCACCAATGTTCATAGCAATGATGCAGGGGGAGTGGCTGCTGCTGTGGCGACGGCAGCTCATGTGTCTTTGATGAGTCAAGATGGAAGTGCTCATGGTGGTGAATCTGGTGGTGGAGATGGTGGAGGCTAG